One window from the genome of Helicoverpa armigera isolate CAAS_96S chromosome 4, ASM3070526v1, whole genome shotgun sequence encodes:
- the LOC135116804 gene encoding uncharacterized histidine-rich protein DDB_G0274557-like produces the protein MFPKIILVATLLAAVSARPQHGHDYQHGHGHAVSSQSIVLHQTHESKHEPVHHEEHHEEQHEQHQEEHHHGHHEEHHGHASSSQSIKQHHGKATEKHVEYYSHPKYEFAYKVVDPHTGDKKSQHEARDGHVVKGVYSLHEPDGTIRIVEYYADKKSGFNANVKREGHAKHIIPEHHHHH, from the exons atgtttccaaaa ATTATCCTAGTCGCAACTCTGCTCGCTGCAGTGAGCGCGCGGCCGCAACACGGTCACGACTACCAGCACGGTCACGGTCACGCTGTGTCATCGCAGAGCATCGTACTGCACCAAACTCACGAGAGCAAGCACGAGCCCGTACACCACGAGGAACATCATGAGGAGCAGCACGAGCAGCACCAGGAGGAGCATCACCACGGACACCACGAGGAACACCACGGCCACGCCTCCTCCTCACAGAGCATCAAGCAGCACCACGGCAAAGCCACAGAGAAACACGTTGAGTACTAT TCTCACCCTAAGTATGAGTTCGCGTACAAAGTGGTGGACCCTCACACCGGCGACAAGAAGTCTCAGCACGAGGCGCGCGACGGTCACGTCGTGAAGGGCGTGTACAGTCTGCACGAGCCTGACGGTACCATCAGGATCGTGGAGTACTATGCTGACAAGAAGTCCGG ATTTAACGCCAACGTGAAGCGGGAGGGCCATGCCAAACACATTATCCCtgaacatcatcatcaccacTAA